The following are from one region of the Agelaius phoeniceus isolate bAgePho1 chromosome 20, bAgePho1.hap1, whole genome shotgun sequence genome:
- the ANKRD13B gene encoding ankyrin repeat domain-containing protein 13B isoform X3: MKTRKKKGAMPGRATTSPMRPGGAGGPGKHRAGGGGPPRPAPPPPRAAPPRAAPAAPLQHARRMLASCSGRKGPEGRYPLHYLVWHNRARDLDRELSAKQADIEQLDPRGRTPLHLATTLGHLECARVLLKHGADVGKENRSGWTVLQEAVSTRDLELVQLVLRYRDYQRAIKRLAGIPVLLEKLRKAQDFYVEMKWEFTSWVPLVSKICPSDTYKVWKSGQNLRVDTTLLGFDHMTWQRGNRSFVFRGQDSSAVVMEIDHDRRVVYSETLALAGHDQEVLLAAVQPTEEQVMGRLTAPVVTTQLDTKNIAFERNKSGILGWRSEKTEMVNGYEAKVYGASNVELITRTRTEHLSDQHKGKSKGCKTPLQSFLGIAEQHVGPNNGTLITQTLSHANPTAITPEEYFNPNFELGNRDMGRPMELTTKTQKFKAKLWLCEDHPLSLCEQVAPIIDLMAISNALFAKLRDFITLRLPPGFPVKIEIPIFHILNARITFGNLNGCDEPVSSLRHSPSSEAPSPSSDSSSVSSSSSLTSCRACEMDPALFEVPRGYSVVGTHQDALREDEDDLLQFAIQQSLLEAGSEYDQVTIWEALTNSKPGTHPMSHEGRRGDRLDSPAHGSPASPRGPGGGGGQGAGRAVPQLRGAAAPGHGAVGAGAGGSGAPDAPGGGGSAAHPAALSDGKVTPQPR, encoded by the exons atgaagacGAGGAAGAAGAAGGGGGCGATGCCGGGCAGGGCAACTACAAGTCCCATGAGGCCGGGCGGTGCGGGGGGGCCGGGGAAGCACCGGGCGGGAGGTggcggcccgccccgccccgcgccccccccgccccgcgccgcgccgccccgcgccgcgcccgccgcgccgcTCCAGCATGCACGGAGGATGCTCGCGTCTTGCTCGGGCAGGAAGGGGCCGGAGGGCAGGTACCCGCTGCATTACCTCGTCTGGCACAACCGCGCCCGTGACCTGGACCGGGAGCTCAGCGCCAAGCAG GCCGACATCGAGCAGCTGGACCCCCGAGGACGCACTCCCCTGCACCTGGCCACCACGCTGGGCCACCTGGAGTGTGCCAGGGTGCTGCTGAAGCATGGCGCCGACGTGGGCAAGGAGAACCGCAGCGGATGGACAG TCCTGCAGGAGGCTGTGAGCACCCGTGACCTGGAGCTGGTGCAGCTGGTCCTGCGCTACCGGGACTACCAGAGAGCCATCAAGCGCCTGGCGGggatccctgtgctgctggagaagctgcGCAAG GCCCAGGACTTCTACGTGGAGATGAAGTGGGAGTTCACCAGCTGGG TGCCCCTGGTGTCCAAGATCTGCCCCAGTGACACCTACAAGGTGTGGAAGAGTGGCCAGAACCTGCGGGTGGACACCACACTGCTGGGCTTCGACCACATGACCTGGCAGCGGGGCAACCGCAGCTTCGTCTTTCGGGGACAAG ACAGCAGTGCGGTGGTGATGGAGATTGACCACGACAGGCGGGTGGTCTACTCGGAGACGCTGGCCCTGGCCGGCCATGaccaggaggtgctgctggctgctgtgcagCCCACCGAGGAGCAGGTGATGGGGCGGCTCACGGCCCCTGTTGTCACCACCCAGCTCGACACCAAGAACATCGCCTTCGAGAG GAACAAGTCCGGGATCCTGGGCTGGAGGAGCGAGAAGACGGAAATGGTGAATGGGTATGAGGCGAag GTCTATGGCGCTTCCAACGTGGAGCTGATCACACGGACACGGACTGAGCACCTCTCAGACCAGCACAAGGGCAAGAGCAAAG GCTGTAAGACCCCACTGCAATCCTTCCTGGGCATCGCTGAGCAGCACGTGGGGCCCAACAATGGG ACGCTGATCACGCAGACACTGAGCCACGCCAACCCCACTGCCATCACCCCTGAGGAGTACTTCAACCCCAACTTTGAGCTGGGCAACCGTGACATGGGACGGCCCATGGAGCTCACCACCAAGACACAGAA gtTCAAGGCAAAGCTGTGGCTGTGTGAGGACCACCCGCTGTCCCTGTGTGAGCAGGTTGCCCCCATCATCGACCTCATGGCAATAAGCAACGCGCTCTTCGCCAAACTGCGGGACTTCATCACCCTGCGCCTCCCGCCCGGCTTCCCCGTCAAGATTG aaatcccCATCTTCCATATCCTCAACGCCCGAATAACCTTTGGCAACCTCAACGGGTGTGACGAGCCAGTCAGCTCCCTgcggcacagccccagcagcgaGGCACCCTCGCCCAGCAGCGACTCCTCCAGcgtcagcagctccagctccctca cctcaTGCCGAGCGTGTGAGATGGACCCGGCACTGTTTGAGGTGCCGCGGGGCTACAGCGTGGTGGGCACCCACCAGGATGCCCTGCGGGAGGATGAGGATGACCTGCTGCAGTTTGCcatccagcagagcctgctggaAGCGGGCAGTGAGTACGACCAG GTGACCATTTGGGAAGCACTGACCAACAGCAAGCCGGGCACCCACCCCATGTCTCACGAGGGCCGGCGGGGGGACAGGTTG gACTCCCCAGCACACGGCAGCCCCGCGTCCCCCCGTGGCcccggcggcgggggcgggcagGGCGCCGGGCGCGCTGTTCCCCAGCTACGCGGAGCAGCTGCGCCTGGCCATGGCGCTGTCGGCGCGGGAGCAGGAGGAAGCGGAGCGCCGGACgcgccaggaggaggaggatctGCAGCGCATCCTGCAGCTCTCTCTGACGGAAAAGTGACCCCGCAGCCCCGCTGA
- the ANKRD13B gene encoding ankyrin repeat domain-containing protein 13B isoform X6, translating into MLGAGADIEQLDPRGRTPLHLATTLGHLECARVLLKHGADVGKENRSGWTVLQEAVSTRDLELVQLVLRYRDYQRAIKRLAGIPVLLEKLRKAQDFYVEMKWEFTSWVPLVSKICPSDTYKVWKSGQNLRVDTTLLGFDHMTWQRGNRSFVFRGQDSSAVVMEIDHDRRVVYSETLALAGHDQEVLLAAVQPTEEQVMGRLTAPVVTTQLDTKNIAFERNKSGILGWRSEKTEMVNGYEAKVYGASNVELITRTRTEHLSDQHKGKSKGCKTPLQSFLGIAEQHVGPNNGTLITQTLSHANPTAITPEEYFNPNFELGNRDMGRPMELTTKTQKFKAKLWLCEDHPLSLCEQVAPIIDLMAISNALFAKLRDFITLRLPPGFPVKIEIPIFHILNARITFGNLNGCDEPVSSLRHSPSSEAPSPSSDSSSVSSSSSLTSCRACEMDPALFEVPRGYSVVGTHQDALREDEDDLLQFAIQQSLLEAGSEYDQVTIWEALTNSKPGTHPMSHEGRRGDRLVRSGQPPRGEWVWGCPPHRDPPEALLPPRTPQHTAAPRPPVAPAAGAGRAPGALFPSYAEQLRLAMALSAREQEEAERRTRQEEEDLQRILQLSLTEK; encoded by the exons ATGCTCGGGGCcggg GCCGACATCGAGCAGCTGGACCCCCGAGGACGCACTCCCCTGCACCTGGCCACCACGCTGGGCCACCTGGAGTGTGCCAGGGTGCTGCTGAAGCATGGCGCCGACGTGGGCAAGGAGAACCGCAGCGGATGGACAG TCCTGCAGGAGGCTGTGAGCACCCGTGACCTGGAGCTGGTGCAGCTGGTCCTGCGCTACCGGGACTACCAGAGAGCCATCAAGCGCCTGGCGGggatccctgtgctgctggagaagctgcGCAAG GCCCAGGACTTCTACGTGGAGATGAAGTGGGAGTTCACCAGCTGGG TGCCCCTGGTGTCCAAGATCTGCCCCAGTGACACCTACAAGGTGTGGAAGAGTGGCCAGAACCTGCGGGTGGACACCACACTGCTGGGCTTCGACCACATGACCTGGCAGCGGGGCAACCGCAGCTTCGTCTTTCGGGGACAAG ACAGCAGTGCGGTGGTGATGGAGATTGACCACGACAGGCGGGTGGTCTACTCGGAGACGCTGGCCCTGGCCGGCCATGaccaggaggtgctgctggctgctgtgcagCCCACCGAGGAGCAGGTGATGGGGCGGCTCACGGCCCCTGTTGTCACCACCCAGCTCGACACCAAGAACATCGCCTTCGAGAG GAACAAGTCCGGGATCCTGGGCTGGAGGAGCGAGAAGACGGAAATGGTGAATGGGTATGAGGCGAag GTCTATGGCGCTTCCAACGTGGAGCTGATCACACGGACACGGACTGAGCACCTCTCAGACCAGCACAAGGGCAAGAGCAAAG GCTGTAAGACCCCACTGCAATCCTTCCTGGGCATCGCTGAGCAGCACGTGGGGCCCAACAATGGG ACGCTGATCACGCAGACACTGAGCCACGCCAACCCCACTGCCATCACCCCTGAGGAGTACTTCAACCCCAACTTTGAGCTGGGCAACCGTGACATGGGACGGCCCATGGAGCTCACCACCAAGACACAGAA gtTCAAGGCAAAGCTGTGGCTGTGTGAGGACCACCCGCTGTCCCTGTGTGAGCAGGTTGCCCCCATCATCGACCTCATGGCAATAAGCAACGCGCTCTTCGCCAAACTGCGGGACTTCATCACCCTGCGCCTCCCGCCCGGCTTCCCCGTCAAGATTG aaatcccCATCTTCCATATCCTCAACGCCCGAATAACCTTTGGCAACCTCAACGGGTGTGACGAGCCAGTCAGCTCCCTgcggcacagccccagcagcgaGGCACCCTCGCCCAGCAGCGACTCCTCCAGcgtcagcagctccagctccctca cctcaTGCCGAGCGTGTGAGATGGACCCGGCACTGTTTGAGGTGCCGCGGGGCTACAGCGTGGTGGGCACCCACCAGGATGCCCTGCGGGAGGATGAGGATGACCTGCTGCAGTTTGCcatccagcagagcctgctggaAGCGGGCAGTGAGTACGACCAG GTGACCATTTGGGAAGCACTGACCAACAGCAAGCCGGGCACCCACCCCATGTCTCACGAGGGCCGGCGGGGGGACAGGTTGGTAAGGTCTGGCCAGCCCCCCCGGGGGGAGTGGGTGTGGGGATGCCCtccccacagggacccccctgaggccctgctgccccccaggACTCCCCAGCACACGGCAGCCCCGCGTCCCCCCGTGGCcccggcggcgggggcgggcagGGCGCCGGGCGCGCTGTTCCCCAGCTACGCGGAGCAGCTGCGCCTGGCCATGGCGCTGTCGGCGCGGGAGCAGGAGGAAGCGGAGCGCCGGACgcgccaggaggaggaggatctGCAGCGCATCCTGCAGCTCTCTCTGACGGAAAAGTGA
- the ANKRD13B gene encoding ankyrin repeat domain-containing protein 13B isoform X2, with protein sequence MGAAGTGTAGDGNGLAQARLWLAARRPPGSPDRHRQARIRLGWVLAVGCRTVSPIMPSFTGSPALLAPSGASRGCASSPRAGADIEQLDPRGRTPLHLATTLGHLECARVLLKHGADVGKENRSGWTVLQEAVSTRDLELVQLVLRYRDYQRAIKRLAGIPVLLEKLRKAQDFYVEMKWEFTSWVPLVSKICPSDTYKVWKSGQNLRVDTTLLGFDHMTWQRGNRSFVFRGQDSSAVVMEIDHDRRVVYSETLALAGHDQEVLLAAVQPTEEQVMGRLTAPVVTTQLDTKNIAFERNKSGILGWRSEKTEMVNGYEAKVYGASNVELITRTRTEHLSDQHKGKSKGCKTPLQSFLGIAEQHVGPNNGTLITQTLSHANPTAITPEEYFNPNFELGNRDMGRPMELTTKTQKFKAKLWLCEDHPLSLCEQVAPIIDLMAISNALFAKLRDFITLRLPPGFPVKIEIPIFHILNARITFGNLNGCDEPVSSLRHSPSSEAPSPSSDSSSVSSSSSLTSCRACEMDPALFEVPRGYSVVGTHQDALREDEDDLLQFAIQQSLLEAGSEYDQVTIWEALTNSKPGTHPMSHEGRRGDRLVRSGQPPRGEWVWGCPPHRDPPEALLPPRTPQHTAAPRPPVAPAAGAGRAPGALFPSYAEQLRLAMALSAREQEEAERRTRQEEEDLQRILQLSLTEK encoded by the exons ATGggggctgcgggcaccggcaccgccgGGGATGGGAATGGTCTTGCCCAGGCTCGGCTCTGGCTTGCAGCGCGGCGGCCGCCCGGCTCGCCCGACCGGCACCGCCAAGCCCGGATCCGGCTGGGGTGGGTGCTGGCTGTGGGCTGCAGGACGGTGTCCCCCATCATGCCGTCATTTACAGGGTCACCAGCGCTGCTGGCACCGAGCGGCGCGTCCcgaggctgtgccagcagcccccGCGCTGGG GCCGACATCGAGCAGCTGGACCCCCGAGGACGCACTCCCCTGCACCTGGCCACCACGCTGGGCCACCTGGAGTGTGCCAGGGTGCTGCTGAAGCATGGCGCCGACGTGGGCAAGGAGAACCGCAGCGGATGGACAG TCCTGCAGGAGGCTGTGAGCACCCGTGACCTGGAGCTGGTGCAGCTGGTCCTGCGCTACCGGGACTACCAGAGAGCCATCAAGCGCCTGGCGGggatccctgtgctgctggagaagctgcGCAAG GCCCAGGACTTCTACGTGGAGATGAAGTGGGAGTTCACCAGCTGGG TGCCCCTGGTGTCCAAGATCTGCCCCAGTGACACCTACAAGGTGTGGAAGAGTGGCCAGAACCTGCGGGTGGACACCACACTGCTGGGCTTCGACCACATGACCTGGCAGCGGGGCAACCGCAGCTTCGTCTTTCGGGGACAAG ACAGCAGTGCGGTGGTGATGGAGATTGACCACGACAGGCGGGTGGTCTACTCGGAGACGCTGGCCCTGGCCGGCCATGaccaggaggtgctgctggctgctgtgcagCCCACCGAGGAGCAGGTGATGGGGCGGCTCACGGCCCCTGTTGTCACCACCCAGCTCGACACCAAGAACATCGCCTTCGAGAG GAACAAGTCCGGGATCCTGGGCTGGAGGAGCGAGAAGACGGAAATGGTGAATGGGTATGAGGCGAag GTCTATGGCGCTTCCAACGTGGAGCTGATCACACGGACACGGACTGAGCACCTCTCAGACCAGCACAAGGGCAAGAGCAAAG GCTGTAAGACCCCACTGCAATCCTTCCTGGGCATCGCTGAGCAGCACGTGGGGCCCAACAATGGG ACGCTGATCACGCAGACACTGAGCCACGCCAACCCCACTGCCATCACCCCTGAGGAGTACTTCAACCCCAACTTTGAGCTGGGCAACCGTGACATGGGACGGCCCATGGAGCTCACCACCAAGACACAGAA gtTCAAGGCAAAGCTGTGGCTGTGTGAGGACCACCCGCTGTCCCTGTGTGAGCAGGTTGCCCCCATCATCGACCTCATGGCAATAAGCAACGCGCTCTTCGCCAAACTGCGGGACTTCATCACCCTGCGCCTCCCGCCCGGCTTCCCCGTCAAGATTG aaatcccCATCTTCCATATCCTCAACGCCCGAATAACCTTTGGCAACCTCAACGGGTGTGACGAGCCAGTCAGCTCCCTgcggcacagccccagcagcgaGGCACCCTCGCCCAGCAGCGACTCCTCCAGcgtcagcagctccagctccctca cctcaTGCCGAGCGTGTGAGATGGACCCGGCACTGTTTGAGGTGCCGCGGGGCTACAGCGTGGTGGGCACCCACCAGGATGCCCTGCGGGAGGATGAGGATGACCTGCTGCAGTTTGCcatccagcagagcctgctggaAGCGGGCAGTGAGTACGACCAG GTGACCATTTGGGAAGCACTGACCAACAGCAAGCCGGGCACCCACCCCATGTCTCACGAGGGCCGGCGGGGGGACAGGTTGGTAAGGTCTGGCCAGCCCCCCCGGGGGGAGTGGGTGTGGGGATGCCCtccccacagggacccccctgaggccctgctgccccccaggACTCCCCAGCACACGGCAGCCCCGCGTCCCCCCGTGGCcccggcggcgggggcgggcagGGCGCCGGGCGCGCTGTTCCCCAGCTACGCGGAGCAGCTGCGCCTGGCCATGGCGCTGTCGGCGCGGGAGCAGGAGGAAGCGGAGCGCCGGACgcgccaggaggaggaggatctGCAGCGCATCCTGCAGCTCTCTCTGACGGAAAAGTGA
- the ANKRD13B gene encoding ankyrin repeat domain-containing protein 13B isoform X1, with protein sequence MKTRKKKGAMPGRATTSPMRPGGAGGPGKHRAGGGGPPRPAPPPPRAAPPRAAPAAPLQHARRMLASCSGRKGPEGRYPLHYLVWHNRARDLDRELSAKQADIEQLDPRGRTPLHLATTLGHLECARVLLKHGADVGKENRSGWTVLQEAVSTRDLELVQLVLRYRDYQRAIKRLAGIPVLLEKLRKAQDFYVEMKWEFTSWVPLVSKICPSDTYKVWKSGQNLRVDTTLLGFDHMTWQRGNRSFVFRGQDSSAVVMEIDHDRRVVYSETLALAGHDQEVLLAAVQPTEEQVMGRLTAPVVTTQLDTKNIAFERNKSGILGWRSEKTEMVNGYEAKVYGASNVELITRTRTEHLSDQHKGKSKGCKTPLQSFLGIAEQHVGPNNGTLITQTLSHANPTAITPEEYFNPNFELGNRDMGRPMELTTKTQKFKAKLWLCEDHPLSLCEQVAPIIDLMAISNALFAKLRDFITLRLPPGFPVKIEIPIFHILNARITFGNLNGCDEPVSSLRHSPSSEAPSPSSDSSSVSSSSSLTSCRACEMDPALFEVPRGYSVVGTHQDALREDEDDLLQFAIQQSLLEAGSEYDQVTIWEALTNSKPGTHPMSHEGRRGDRLVRSGQPPRGEWVWGCPPHRDPPEALLPPRTPQHTAAPRPPVAPAAGAGRAPGALFPSYAEQLRLAMALSAREQEEAERRTRQEEEDLQRILQLSLTEK encoded by the exons atgaagacGAGGAAGAAGAAGGGGGCGATGCCGGGCAGGGCAACTACAAGTCCCATGAGGCCGGGCGGTGCGGGGGGGCCGGGGAAGCACCGGGCGGGAGGTggcggcccgccccgccccgcgccccccccgccccgcgccgcgccgccccgcgccgcgcccgccgcgccgcTCCAGCATGCACGGAGGATGCTCGCGTCTTGCTCGGGCAGGAAGGGGCCGGAGGGCAGGTACCCGCTGCATTACCTCGTCTGGCACAACCGCGCCCGTGACCTGGACCGGGAGCTCAGCGCCAAGCAG GCCGACATCGAGCAGCTGGACCCCCGAGGACGCACTCCCCTGCACCTGGCCACCACGCTGGGCCACCTGGAGTGTGCCAGGGTGCTGCTGAAGCATGGCGCCGACGTGGGCAAGGAGAACCGCAGCGGATGGACAG TCCTGCAGGAGGCTGTGAGCACCCGTGACCTGGAGCTGGTGCAGCTGGTCCTGCGCTACCGGGACTACCAGAGAGCCATCAAGCGCCTGGCGGggatccctgtgctgctggagaagctgcGCAAG GCCCAGGACTTCTACGTGGAGATGAAGTGGGAGTTCACCAGCTGGG TGCCCCTGGTGTCCAAGATCTGCCCCAGTGACACCTACAAGGTGTGGAAGAGTGGCCAGAACCTGCGGGTGGACACCACACTGCTGGGCTTCGACCACATGACCTGGCAGCGGGGCAACCGCAGCTTCGTCTTTCGGGGACAAG ACAGCAGTGCGGTGGTGATGGAGATTGACCACGACAGGCGGGTGGTCTACTCGGAGACGCTGGCCCTGGCCGGCCATGaccaggaggtgctgctggctgctgtgcagCCCACCGAGGAGCAGGTGATGGGGCGGCTCACGGCCCCTGTTGTCACCACCCAGCTCGACACCAAGAACATCGCCTTCGAGAG GAACAAGTCCGGGATCCTGGGCTGGAGGAGCGAGAAGACGGAAATGGTGAATGGGTATGAGGCGAag GTCTATGGCGCTTCCAACGTGGAGCTGATCACACGGACACGGACTGAGCACCTCTCAGACCAGCACAAGGGCAAGAGCAAAG GCTGTAAGACCCCACTGCAATCCTTCCTGGGCATCGCTGAGCAGCACGTGGGGCCCAACAATGGG ACGCTGATCACGCAGACACTGAGCCACGCCAACCCCACTGCCATCACCCCTGAGGAGTACTTCAACCCCAACTTTGAGCTGGGCAACCGTGACATGGGACGGCCCATGGAGCTCACCACCAAGACACAGAA gtTCAAGGCAAAGCTGTGGCTGTGTGAGGACCACCCGCTGTCCCTGTGTGAGCAGGTTGCCCCCATCATCGACCTCATGGCAATAAGCAACGCGCTCTTCGCCAAACTGCGGGACTTCATCACCCTGCGCCTCCCGCCCGGCTTCCCCGTCAAGATTG aaatcccCATCTTCCATATCCTCAACGCCCGAATAACCTTTGGCAACCTCAACGGGTGTGACGAGCCAGTCAGCTCCCTgcggcacagccccagcagcgaGGCACCCTCGCCCAGCAGCGACTCCTCCAGcgtcagcagctccagctccctca cctcaTGCCGAGCGTGTGAGATGGACCCGGCACTGTTTGAGGTGCCGCGGGGCTACAGCGTGGTGGGCACCCACCAGGATGCCCTGCGGGAGGATGAGGATGACCTGCTGCAGTTTGCcatccagcagagcctgctggaAGCGGGCAGTGAGTACGACCAG GTGACCATTTGGGAAGCACTGACCAACAGCAAGCCGGGCACCCACCCCATGTCTCACGAGGGCCGGCGGGGGGACAGGTTGGTAAGGTCTGGCCAGCCCCCCCGGGGGGAGTGGGTGTGGGGATGCCCtccccacagggacccccctgaggccctgctgccccccaggACTCCCCAGCACACGGCAGCCCCGCGTCCCCCCGTGGCcccggcggcgggggcgggcagGGCGCCGGGCGCGCTGTTCCCCAGCTACGCGGAGCAGCTGCGCCTGGCCATGGCGCTGTCGGCGCGGGAGCAGGAGGAAGCGGAGCGCCGGACgcgccaggaggaggaggatctGCAGCGCATCCTGCAGCTCTCTCTGACGGAAAAGTGA
- the ANKRD13B gene encoding ankyrin repeat domain-containing protein 13B isoform X5 produces MKTRKKKGAMPGRATTSPMRPGGAGGPGKHRAGGGGPPRPAPPPPRAAPPRAAPAAPLQHARRMLASCSGRKGPEGRYPLHYLVWHNRARDLDRELSAKQADIEQLDPRGRTPLHLATTLGHLECARVLLKHGADVGKENRSGWTVLQEAVSTRDLELVQLVLRYRDYQRAIKRLAGIPVLLEKLRKAQDFYVEMKWEFTSWVPLVSKICPSDTYKVWKSGQNLRVDTTLLGFDHMTWQRGNRSFVFRGQDSSAVVMEIDHDRRVVYSETLALAGHDQEVLLAAVQPTEEQVMGRLTAPVVTTQLDTKNIAFERNKSGILGWRSEKTEMVNGYEAKVYGASNVELITRTRTEHLSDQHKGKSKGCKTPLQSFLGIAEQHVGPNNGTLITQTLSHANPTAITPEEYFNPNFELGNRDMGRPMELTTKTQKFKAKLWLCEDHPLSLCEQVAPIIDLMAISNALFAKLRDFITLRLPPGFPVKIEIPIFHILNARITFGNLNGCDEPVSSLRHSPSSEAPSPSSDSSSVSSSSSLTSCRACEMDPALFEVPRGYSVVGTHQDALREDEDDLLQFAIQQSLLEAGSEYDQVTIWEALTNSKPGTHPMSHEGRRGDRTPQHTAAPRPPVAPAAGAGRAPGALFPSYAEQLRLAMALSAREQEEAERRTRQEEEDLQRILQLSLTEK; encoded by the exons atgaagacGAGGAAGAAGAAGGGGGCGATGCCGGGCAGGGCAACTACAAGTCCCATGAGGCCGGGCGGTGCGGGGGGGCCGGGGAAGCACCGGGCGGGAGGTggcggcccgccccgccccgcgccccccccgccccgcgccgcgccgccccgcgccgcgcccgccgcgccgcTCCAGCATGCACGGAGGATGCTCGCGTCTTGCTCGGGCAGGAAGGGGCCGGAGGGCAGGTACCCGCTGCATTACCTCGTCTGGCACAACCGCGCCCGTGACCTGGACCGGGAGCTCAGCGCCAAGCAG GCCGACATCGAGCAGCTGGACCCCCGAGGACGCACTCCCCTGCACCTGGCCACCACGCTGGGCCACCTGGAGTGTGCCAGGGTGCTGCTGAAGCATGGCGCCGACGTGGGCAAGGAGAACCGCAGCGGATGGACAG TCCTGCAGGAGGCTGTGAGCACCCGTGACCTGGAGCTGGTGCAGCTGGTCCTGCGCTACCGGGACTACCAGAGAGCCATCAAGCGCCTGGCGGggatccctgtgctgctggagaagctgcGCAAG GCCCAGGACTTCTACGTGGAGATGAAGTGGGAGTTCACCAGCTGGG TGCCCCTGGTGTCCAAGATCTGCCCCAGTGACACCTACAAGGTGTGGAAGAGTGGCCAGAACCTGCGGGTGGACACCACACTGCTGGGCTTCGACCACATGACCTGGCAGCGGGGCAACCGCAGCTTCGTCTTTCGGGGACAAG ACAGCAGTGCGGTGGTGATGGAGATTGACCACGACAGGCGGGTGGTCTACTCGGAGACGCTGGCCCTGGCCGGCCATGaccaggaggtgctgctggctgctgtgcagCCCACCGAGGAGCAGGTGATGGGGCGGCTCACGGCCCCTGTTGTCACCACCCAGCTCGACACCAAGAACATCGCCTTCGAGAG GAACAAGTCCGGGATCCTGGGCTGGAGGAGCGAGAAGACGGAAATGGTGAATGGGTATGAGGCGAag GTCTATGGCGCTTCCAACGTGGAGCTGATCACACGGACACGGACTGAGCACCTCTCAGACCAGCACAAGGGCAAGAGCAAAG GCTGTAAGACCCCACTGCAATCCTTCCTGGGCATCGCTGAGCAGCACGTGGGGCCCAACAATGGG ACGCTGATCACGCAGACACTGAGCCACGCCAACCCCACTGCCATCACCCCTGAGGAGTACTTCAACCCCAACTTTGAGCTGGGCAACCGTGACATGGGACGGCCCATGGAGCTCACCACCAAGACACAGAA gtTCAAGGCAAAGCTGTGGCTGTGTGAGGACCACCCGCTGTCCCTGTGTGAGCAGGTTGCCCCCATCATCGACCTCATGGCAATAAGCAACGCGCTCTTCGCCAAACTGCGGGACTTCATCACCCTGCGCCTCCCGCCCGGCTTCCCCGTCAAGATTG aaatcccCATCTTCCATATCCTCAACGCCCGAATAACCTTTGGCAACCTCAACGGGTGTGACGAGCCAGTCAGCTCCCTgcggcacagccccagcagcgaGGCACCCTCGCCCAGCAGCGACTCCTCCAGcgtcagcagctccagctccctca cctcaTGCCGAGCGTGTGAGATGGACCCGGCACTGTTTGAGGTGCCGCGGGGCTACAGCGTGGTGGGCACCCACCAGGATGCCCTGCGGGAGGATGAGGATGACCTGCTGCAGTTTGCcatccagcagagcctgctggaAGCGGGCAGTGAGTACGACCAG GTGACCATTTGGGAAGCACTGACCAACAGCAAGCCGGGCACCCACCCCATGTCTCACGAGGGCCGGCGGGGGGACAG gACTCCCCAGCACACGGCAGCCCCGCGTCCCCCCGTGGCcccggcggcgggggcgggcagGGCGCCGGGCGCGCTGTTCCCCAGCTACGCGGAGCAGCTGCGCCTGGCCATGGCGCTGTCGGCGCGGGAGCAGGAGGAAGCGGAGCGCCGGACgcgccaggaggaggaggatctGCAGCGCATCCTGCAGCTCTCTCTGACGGAAAAGTGA